The following are from one region of the Chloracidobacterium sp. genome:
- a CDS encoding NAD(P)H-dependent oxidoreductase, which yields MGDTIKILGISGSLRKGSYNTNALRAAAGLAPEGVEIEIYDLSGIPEFVQDQEPSAKVIEFKQKIREADAILISSPEYNYSVPGVLKNAIDWASRPYGDSAWEGKPAAIMGASTGGIGTARMQYHLRQIMVFLNMFPLNRPEVMISTCADKFDAEGVLTDEKTKEIIGKMLAALADWTRKLK from the coding sequence ATGGGAGATACGATCAAAATATTAGGAATTTCGGGGAGCCTTCGCAAGGGTTCATACAACACTAACGCTCTTCGTGCGGCGGCCGGCCTCGCGCCCGAGGGTGTCGAGATAGAAATTTACGACCTCAGCGGCATTCCTGAGTTCGTACAAGATCAGGAACCGTCGGCAAAGGTCATCGAATTCAAGCAGAAGATACGCGAAGCCGACGCGATACTGATCTCGTCGCCGGAATATAATTATTCGGTCCCGGGCGTCCTGAAAAATGCGATCGACTGGGCTTCGCGGCCGTACGGCGACAGCGCCTGGGAAGGCAAACCGGCGGCGATAATGGGAGCCTCGACCGGCGGCATCGGTACCGCCCGCATGCAGTATCACCTTCGGCAGATAATGGTCTTTCTGAATATGTTTCCGCTCAATCGGCCCGAAGTGATGATCAGCACATGCGCCGATAAATTTGATGCTGAAGGCGTTCTGACAGACGAGAAGACAAAAGAGATAATCGGAAAGATGCTTGCCGCATTGGCCGATTGGACCCGAAAGCTCAAATAG
- a CDS encoding nitroreductase family protein, whose amino-acid sequence MTDTQPDFIPLDFVELGSGEQLKRADEFFEILSRRRTVREYSDRDVPLELIEKAIATAGTAPSGTNMQPWRFVVVRDAAIKSKIREAAEKEERESYHGRMSEKWLRRLASLGTDENKPFLEIAPCLIVVFRITSVEENGETEPTYYSQESVGIAVGLLLAALHNMGLATLTHTPSPMKFLQEILGRPRNEVPFVLIPVGFPADGATVPNIERKPLDGIMQVI is encoded by the coding sequence ATGACCGACACGCAGCCGGATTTTATTCCTCTTGATTTTGTCGAGCTCGGTTCGGGCGAGCAGTTGAAACGCGCCGATGAGTTTTTTGAGATATTGAGTCGGCGCCGGACGGTCCGCGAATATTCCGACCGCGATGTGCCTCTCGAATTGATTGAAAAAGCTATCGCGACCGCCGGAACGGCGCCTTCGGGTACGAACATGCAGCCCTGGCGGTTCGTCGTTGTTCGTGACGCGGCGATAAAAAGCAAGATACGCGAGGCGGCCGAAAAAGAAGAGCGCGAAAGCTACCATGGCAGGATGAGCGAGAAATGGCTGCGGCGGCTTGCCTCGCTCGGGACCGACGAAAACAAACCGTTCCTTGAGATCGCACCTTGCCTGATCGTCGTCTTCCGCATCACCTCGGTCGAAGAGAACGGCGAAACCGAGCCGACGTATTACTCACAGGAATCTGTCGGTATCGCTGTCGGGCTGCTGCTCGCCGCTCTCCACAACATGGGCCTCGCGACGCTCACCCATACGCCCTCGCCAATGAAGTTCTTACAGGAGATCCTCGGCCGCCCGCGAAACGAGGTGCCGTTCGTCCTCATCCCGGTCGGCTTTCCCGCCGACGGTGCAACGGTGCCGAACATCGAACGCAAGCCGCTCGACGGGATCATGCAGGTAATATAG
- a CDS encoding alpha/beta hydrolase, producing the protein MQSFGIEDYVDDVSRALKHFPTAEILIGHSMGGLVVQLAAGRNDLKGLVLLASSPVGGMRRDGTRMFFRHPFRFIGAMRRQSFAHLYRDAGVCRSLLFSRHTPESVIQNFMAGVEEESWRAGNQMNTLLPDPKAVNCPVLVIGGEDDFMVSAASVRATAEAYGTEAVFLPRAGHMVQLEGDPAQLAHLISDFSARVRTAN; encoded by the coding sequence CTGCAGAGCTTCGGGATCGAAGATTACGTTGATGACGTTTCGCGTGCGCTCAAGCATTTTCCCACGGCAGAAATTCTTATCGGGCATTCAATGGGCGGGCTCGTTGTACAGCTTGCGGCAGGCCGAAACGACCTAAAGGGACTTGTTCTGCTCGCATCGTCGCCGGTCGGCGGAATGCGGCGCGACGGAACACGTATGTTCTTCCGGCACCCATTTCGCTTCATTGGGGCTATGCGGCGGCAGAGCTTCGCTCATCTTTATCGCGATGCCGGCGTTTGCCGCTCGCTGTTATTTTCGCGGCATACGCCGGAGAGCGTTATACAAAACTTCATGGCGGGCGTTGAAGAGGAATCGTGGCGTGCCGGAAATCAAATGAACACTTTGCTTCCCGACCCGAAGGCCGTGAATTGCCCCGTACTCGTCATCGGCGGCGAGGACGACTTTATGGTCTCCGCTGCGTCGGTGCGAGCGACTGCGGAAGCATACGGGACCGAGGCGGTCTTTTTGCCAAGGGCCGGGCATATGGTGCAGCTTGAGGGCGACCCCGCACAGCTTGCGCATCTCATCAGCGATTTTTCTGCCCGCGTCAGAACGGCGAACTAA
- a CDS encoding VOC family protein: MPLAAPTKFAHIVYRTRRFQEMLEWYSTVFDARIQYKNPALAFMTYDDEHHRFAFADMNVLQPNGGETEKSGAIGVDHVGYTLGSVDALLENYASLKEKGISPYWCVHHGVTVSMYYADPDGNQMEFQVDLMDSSEDASELMATRFDANPIGVEYDPDQMLAGHRAGVSHDELLRFYEGGEVSPIRGEFARLVSA; encoded by the coding sequence ATGCCATTGGCAGCACCTACAAAATTTGCTCACATTGTTTACCGGACCCGTCGCTTTCAGGAAATGCTGGAATGGTATTCGACCGTTTTCGATGCCCGCATTCAGTATAAAAATCCGGCGCTTGCGTTCATGACCTACGATGACGAGCATCATCGCTTCGCGTTCGCGGATATGAACGTCCTGCAGCCGAACGGCGGCGAGACCGAGAAGAGCGGAGCTATCGGCGTTGACCACGTCGGGTACACGCTTGGTTCGGTTGATGCTCTTTTGGAGAACTACGCTTCGCTCAAGGAAAAGGGCATCTCGCCTTACTGGTGCGTTCACCATGGCGTGACGGTCTCAATGTACTACGCCGACCCCGACGGAAACCAGATGGAGTTTCAGGTCGACCTAATGGACTCAAGCGAAGACGCAAGCGAACTTATGGCCACGCGGTTTGACGCCAATCCGATCGGCGTCGAATACGATCCTGACCAGATGCTCGCCGGACACCGGGCCGGAGTCTCGCACGATGAGCTGCTGCGGTTCTACGAAGGCGGCGAGGTATCGCCGATACGCGGAGAGTTCGCCAGGTTGGTGTCTGCTTAG
- a CDS encoding glucose 1-dehydrogenase — MNDKVALITGASSGIGRATAQAFAAKGASVVLAARRQEELDSLVAEIEAAGGRATAIKTDVSKAEEVERMVAHAIDTFGRLDYAVNNAGIEGVIAYIADLEEDDWDRVLDINLKGNYLCLRYEARAMLAGGHGGAIVNVGSVNSFLGFGGGAAYVASKHGQVGLTTSASAELAPHGIRVNIVCPGFVDTPMHHRIRGIIGDEIFDNAMVPQVHVRRVGKPEEIASSILYLCSDEASFITGTTLTPDGGFAMTV, encoded by the coding sequence ATGAACGATAAAGTAGCACTCATCACAGGAGCGAGCAGTGGGATCGGGAGGGCGACCGCCCAGGCCTTTGCGGCAAAGGGAGCGAGCGTCGTGCTTGCGGCGAGGAGACAGGAGGAACTCGACTCGCTGGTGGCCGAGATCGAAGCAGCCGGCGGAAGGGCGACAGCGATCAAGACGGACGTGTCGAAAGCCGAGGAAGTCGAGCGAATGGTCGCCCACGCGATCGATACCTTTGGGCGTCTCGACTATGCCGTCAATAATGCAGGCATCGAAGGGGTGATCGCATACATCGCCGATCTCGAGGAGGACGACTGGGACCGCGTTCTCGACATCAACCTGAAAGGTAATTATCTCTGCCTGCGATACGAGGCCCGGGCGATGCTCGCTGGCGGACATGGCGGAGCGATCGTCAATGTGGGATCGGTAAACTCTTTCCTCGGTTTCGGAGGAGGAGCTGCGTATGTTGCGTCAAAGCACGGTCAGGTCGGATTGACGACAAGCGCCTCGGCCGAACTTGCGCCGCACGGCATCAGGGTCAACATCGTTTGCCCGGGGTTTGTCGATACGCCGATGCATCACCGGATCCGCGGCATCATCGGTGACGAGATCTTCGACAATGCGATGGTGCCGCAGGTGCACGTCCGACGCGTTGGCAAGCCGGAAGAGATCGCGTCTTCTATCCTGTACCTTTGTTCAGACGAGGCAAGCTTCATAACCGGCACGACCCTGACGCCGGATGGCGGATTCGCGATGACAGTTTGA
- a CDS encoding amidohydrolase family protein, whose product MSHSSRIRTVLSAATVTFLITLLAIPASVVRAQSAAGFDVVLANGRVMDPESNLDAVRYVGIRNGKIAAISTRPLRGKTVIDAKGLVIAPGFIDLHAHGMDDENHRYQARDGVTTALEMEVGVSPVAPWYAAREGKSLINFGAAVGHIPAKMAVMKDTGAFLPRDNAINRASTPDEVRQITDLIKKGLDEGGLGIGFGINYVPTTTRAEVFDLFALAAERGVANYVHMRFAGAKEPGSGIAGLQELLAAAAGTGASLHVVHINSMCLAQTATCVKMIEGAAGRGMDVTTEAYPYTATQTRIESALYNDGWQENFGITYKDLQWVATGERLTAESFARYRIEGGPVIGHAIPEEVARLTAANPRVMVASDGRLENGKGHPRGVGTFARVLGRYVREQKVVSLMDAIRKMSLLPAQRLEKAVPSMRLKGRIKVGADADITIFDPSTVIDRATFENPAQYSTGIRHVLVAGVFIVRDENIVEGVNPGKAIRRSRGDRK is encoded by the coding sequence ATGAGTCATAGCTCACGTATTCGCACCGTCTTGTCCGCCGCCACCGTAACGTTTTTGATCACGCTGCTTGCGATACCGGCATCTGTCGTAAGGGCGCAGAGCGCCGCTGGGTTCGACGTCGTGCTAGCCAATGGCCGGGTGATGGATCCGGAATCGAATCTTGATGCGGTTCGCTACGTCGGAATTCGCAACGGCAAGATCGCGGCGATCTCAACCCGGCCTTTGCGAGGGAAGACGGTGATCGACGCAAAAGGCCTGGTCATCGCACCCGGCTTTATCGATCTGCACGCGCACGGGATGGATGATGAGAACCATCGTTATCAGGCGCGCGACGGCGTGACGACCGCGCTCGAGATGGAGGTAGGCGTCTCGCCTGTGGCGCCGTGGTACGCCGCGCGCGAGGGCAAGTCGCTCATCAATTTCGGCGCGGCGGTTGGGCACATCCCGGCAAAGATGGCCGTGATGAAGGACACCGGGGCCTTTCTTCCGCGCGACAATGCGATCAATCGCGCTTCAACACCGGACGAGGTCCGTCAGATTACCGATCTGATCAAAAAGGGCCTCGACGAAGGCGGTCTCGGTATCGGCTTTGGCATCAATTACGTGCCGACGACGACGCGGGCCGAGGTCTTTGATCTCTTCGCGCTTGCGGCCGAGCGCGGTGTTGCGAACTACGTTCACATGCGTTTTGCCGGCGCGAAGGAGCCGGGAAGCGGGATCGCAGGACTGCAGGAATTACTAGCGGCCGCCGCGGGAACAGGTGCCTCGCTGCATGTCGTGCACATTAACAGCATGTGCCTGGCTCAAACGGCCACCTGCGTGAAAATGATCGAAGGCGCCGCCGGACGCGGCATGGACGTAACGACCGAGGCCTATCCCTACACCGCAACGCAGACCCGAATCGAATCGGCCCTCTACAACGATGGCTGGCAGGAGAATTTCGGGATCACATACAAGGACCTGCAGTGGGTGGCAACCGGCGAACGACTAACGGCGGAATCTTTCGCTCGCTACCGCATAGAGGGCGGGCCGGTGATCGGTCATGCGATACCGGAAGAGGTCGCGCGCCTGACCGCCGCTAACCCGCGTGTGATGGTCGCCAGCGATGGGCGGCTTGAGAATGGAAAGGGCCACCCACGCGGCGTTGGAACCTTTGCCCGCGTACTTGGCCGCTACGTTCGCGAGCAAAAGGTCGTGTCGCTGATGGACGCGATACGCAAGATGTCGCTGCTGCCTGCGCAGCGTTTGGAGAAAGCGGTCCCGTCGATGCGCCTTAAAGGCCGCATCAAGGTCGGGGCGGATGCCGACATCACCATTTTCGACCCGTCGACGGTCATCGACCGCGCTACATTCGAGAACCCGGCGCAATACTCAACCGGTATTCGTCACGTGCTGGTCGCCGGCGTTTTCATCGTCCGGGACGAAAATATCGTGGAAGGCGTTAACCCGGGAAAAGCAATCCGGCGTTCGCGAGGAGACCGGAAGTAG